The following proteins are encoded in a genomic region of Periophthalmus magnuspinnatus isolate fPerMag1 chromosome 21, fPerMag1.2.pri, whole genome shotgun sequence:
- the LOC129457271 gene encoding piggyBac transposable element-derived protein 4-like, which translates to MNHLVATVVAGGGTFRSCTPPSPTSRAWKTEEDPDVAPPKLKFVPRRTPGIQAPLKTGTHTPLDIFSRFFDAEVWRLLCSNTNKSAARHQERGRKYHWTDVTPEELKKFIGLLLYMGVMNLPKMTDFWRKQTIFEVPFPATVMTRDRFKSILSFFHISDPEEDGQNDLARGTEKYDVLHRVQPLLDMLRTRCMAVYHPRQHISVDERMVATKARLSFKQYMRDKPTKWGLTFFVLADKNGYTVDYQLYTGKKSQSSVNGLSFDVVSSLVNKDYLGSGYIVYCDNFYTSPLLFRHLGQQGFGACGTYRQGRIGVPTTTENALTKRSPRGSIRWLRDGDLLFVKWMDTREVSMCTNVHSVYAGETVLRWRKKADGTYERVPIPRPTAVGEYNRYMGGVDTSDQLLGTNTVHRKTRRWYITVFQHMLDIAVTNSFIIYKEMSTIRGERPPTRQDFQELLTSQLLGVPLKTKPKVPTSNHLPVPTSSGQSKRQKASMGRRQCVLCRRCTPWQCEVCKVGLCLQVDRNCFRMYHTLPESEQ; encoded by the coding sequence ATGAACCATCTGGTGGCCACAGTAGTCGCAGGGGGGGGCACTTTCAGGAGCTGCACACCACCTAGTCCCACTTCCAGGGCATGGAAGACCGAAGAGGATCCTGATGTGGCGCCACCAAAACTGAAGTTTGTTCCCAGGCGGACACCAGGAATCCAAGCTCCtctaaaaactgggacacacacTCCTCTCGACATTTTCTCCAGGTTTTTTGATGCAGAGGTGTGGAGGTTACTATGCTCCAACACTAACAAAAGTGCAGCTCGAcaccaggagagagggaggaaatatCACTGGACTGATGTAACCCCTGAGGAGCTGAAGAAATTCATCGGTCTTCTGCTCTACATGGGAGTGATGAACCTCCCTAAAATGACAGACTTCTGGAGAAAACAGACCATCTTTGAAGTGCCCTTCCCTGCTACTGTCATGACACGGGACAGGTTCAAGagcattttgtcctttttccaCATCAGTGACCCTGAAGAAGATGGCCAAAATGACTTAGCCAGGGGAACTGAGAAGTATGACGTCCTTCACCGTGTCCAGCCACTTCTTGACATGCTGCGGACCCGCTGCATGGCTGTTTACCATCCTCGACAGCACATTTCGGTGGACGAACGGATGGTAGCCACCAAAGCAAGGCTGTCCTTCAAGCAGTACATGAGGGACAAACCTACAAAATGGGGCCTGACATTTTTTGTACTGGCAGACAAAAATGGCTACACCGTTGACTACCAGCTGTACACCGGAAAAAAATCCCAAAGCTCAGTGAATGGACTTTCATTTGATGTCGTTTCCTCCCTTGTCAACAAGGACTACTTGGGAAGTGGGTATATTGTCTATTGTGACAATTTTTACACCAGCCCACTACTATTCCGACACCTGGGTCAGCAAGGGTTTGGAGCCTGTGGAACTTACAGGCAGGGGAGGATCGGGGTTCCCACAACAACAGAGAACGCCCTGACAAAGAGATCTCCACGAGGGTCCATTCGCTGGTTGAGGGACGGAGACCTTTTATTTGTGAAGTGGATGGACACAAGGGAGGTGTCCATGTGTACAAATGTCCACTCGGTGTACGCTGGAGAGACGGTGCTGCGGTGGAGGAAGAAGGCAGATGGCACATATGAACGGGTGCCTATCCCCAGGCCCACAGCGGTGGGCGAGTACAACCGCTACATGGGAGGAGTGGACACATCTGACCAGCTGCTGGGCACTAACACGGTCCACAGAAAAACACGGAGGTGGTACATCACCGTTTTCCAACACATGTTGGACATTGCTGTTACCAACAGCTTTATTATTTACAAAGAGATGTCGACCATCCGTGGCGAGAGACCCCCCACAAGGCAGGACTTTCAGGAGCTGCTGACATCACAACTGTTAGGAGTTCCCCTAAAAACAAAGCCCAAAGTGCCCACCTCCAACCACCTCCCTGTCCCCACCAGTTCTGGACAATCAAAAAGGCAAAAGGCCAGTATGGGACGGCGTCAGTGTGTGctctgcagacgctgcactccCTGGCAGTGTGAGGTGTGTAAGGTGGGGCTTTGCTTGCAGGTGGACAGGAACTGTTTCAGGATGTACCACACTCTGCCTGAATCAGAACAGTAA